The Hymenobacter sp. DG01 genome has a segment encoding these proteins:
- a CDS encoding murein L,D-transpeptidase catalytic domain family protein — protein sequence MILSAAPAPITSAQGSGWRRYLLLAAVGAAMAGCQPSGAEVAALRRPAVAVSRPAGGAPGATSPAAVVPDSLELTPLTPLSAVPDSVRQAVEALHAKLGPAAAGLRLQVLERACVGYLNLRKAGLVRQAGILAVADMDMPSSEPRLWVLDLAAGQVLHHSHVAHGRGSGHLRARRFSNVLKSACTALGFYQTLDTYQGKHGLSRRLRGLDAGQNNNALRRYVVLHAADYVSRQYREQHGQVGYSRGCPALPPDQYRAIIRTVGQGACLYLSGPGLESEWLKGSVAAERLAAYGWR from the coding sequence ATGATACTATCCGCTGCTCCTGCCCCTATCACTTCTGCCCAGGGTAGCGGGTGGCGGCGCTACCTGTTGCTGGCCGCCGTGGGCGCGGCCATGGCCGGGTGTCAACCCTCGGGGGCAGAAGTAGCCGCCTTACGCCGGCCCGCAGTGGCTGTGTCCCGGCCGGCCGGGGGAGCCCCGGGGGCCACCTCGCCGGCAGCCGTCGTGCCCGATTCTCTGGAGCTAACGCCCCTAACCCCCCTGTCCGCCGTGCCCGATTCGGTGCGGCAGGCCGTGGAGGCACTGCATGCCAAACTAGGGCCGGCTGCGGCCGGACTGCGCCTGCAGGTGCTGGAACGCGCCTGCGTGGGCTACCTGAATCTGCGCAAGGCCGGCCTTGTGCGGCAGGCCGGTATCCTGGCCGTAGCCGACATGGATATGCCGTCCTCGGAGCCGCGGCTGTGGGTGCTCGATCTGGCGGCAGGGCAGGTGCTACACCACAGCCATGTAGCACACGGCCGCGGCTCCGGTCATTTGCGGGCCCGGCGTTTTTCCAATGTGCTGAAATCGGCCTGTACGGCCCTGGGATTTTACCAGACCCTGGATACATACCAGGGCAAGCATGGCCTCTCGCGGCGGCTGCGCGGGCTGGATGCCGGCCAGAATAACAACGCCCTGCGCCGCTACGTGGTGCTTCACGCCGCCGATTACGTGAGCCGGCAGTACCGCGAGCAGCACGGGCAGGTGGGCTACAGCCGGGGCTGCCCGGCCCTACCCCCCGATCAGTATCGGGCCATCATCCGGACTGTGGGACAGGGGGCTTGCCTCTACCTGAGCGGTCCTGGGCTGGAGTCGGAATGGCTTAAGGGCTCCGTAGCAGCAGAGCGGCTGGCAGCATACGGCTGGCGCTGA
- a CDS encoding CHRD domain-containing protein — MKLKITALSLLLLGSAALVACEKDETTTATPTNSVELTATLDGKQEVGPNNSAATGTMTGTFDKTTRVLSYRVTYQGVTPTMGHIHRGAAGTNGDPFIAFSNVTTSPITGTATLSEADAALLLKGETYVNLHTQAYAGGEIRGKVTLK, encoded by the coding sequence ATGAAGCTGAAAATTACCGCTCTTTCCCTGCTGTTGCTGGGCTCCGCCGCTTTGGTCGCCTGCGAAAAGGATGAAACCACCACCGCTACCCCTACCAACTCCGTTGAACTCACGGCTACCCTCGACGGGAAGCAGGAGGTAGGCCCCAACAACTCGGCCGCTACCGGCACCATGACGGGCACCTTCGATAAAACGACCCGGGTGCTCAGCTACCGGGTAACTTACCAGGGTGTCACACCTACCATGGGCCACATTCACCGCGGCGCCGCGGGCACCAACGGCGACCCGTTCATTGCGTTTTCCAACGTTACTACCTCGCCCATAACGGGTACGGCTACCCTCTCGGAGGCCGATGCGGCGCTGCTGCTGAAAGGCGAAACCTACGTGAACCTGCACACCCAAGCCTACGCCGGCGGGGAAATCAGAGGTAAGGTGACCCTGAAGTAA
- a CDS encoding group 1 truncated hemoglobin, translating to MFLPRLQFPAVLLLAGTLCFTTACGSKEADPTPTLYERMGGLKGVEGFVDVLMANVAAETEVKNSQMLRTHTPLLTDPDKPARLARLRNNFINQMGEATGGPLKYTGLTMLSAHKGMMITETEWAVWRQAADASMAANKLGDKEKAELAAILDDMKAATVGH from the coding sequence ATGTTTCTGCCTCGACTTCAGTTTCCGGCGGTTCTGCTGCTGGCCGGCACCCTGTGTTTCACCACGGCCTGCGGCTCTAAAGAAGCCGACCCCACCCCGACCCTGTATGAGCGCATGGGTGGCCTGAAGGGCGTGGAAGGGTTTGTGGACGTGCTGATGGCAAACGTAGCCGCTGAAACGGAAGTGAAAAACTCCCAGATGCTGCGCACCCACACGCCCCTGCTCACTGACCCCGACAAGCCCGCCCGCCTGGCCCGCCTGCGCAACAACTTTATCAATCAGATGGGGGAAGCTACCGGCGGCCCGCTCAAGTACACTGGTCTGACCATGCTGTCGGCCCACAAAGGCATGATGATTACCGAAACGGAATGGGCCGTGTGGCGCCAGGCAGCGGATGCCTCCATGGCAGCCAACAAACTCGGCGACAAGGAAAAAGCCGAACTGGCCGCCATTCTTGACGATATGAAAGCCGCTACCGTAGGCCACTAA
- a CDS encoding heavy-metal-associated domain-containing protein: MKHNRFLQAGLALLVLLLVWASWEEPSLHNYARPVRFLQVQVDGLAAPAEAATVQRQVAAVPGVAACVINSNTQMATVLFHEEDISEADIERVLSVGGTFRITRPQLAPAAPTGRQCPVPPSYLEAVDKIRFALNLRRLFISV; encoded by the coding sequence GTGAAACACAACCGCTTTCTACAGGCAGGCCTGGCCCTGCTGGTCCTGCTGCTGGTATGGGCCAGCTGGGAAGAGCCCAGCCTGCACAATTACGCGAGGCCCGTCCGCTTTTTGCAGGTTCAGGTAGATGGCCTGGCGGCCCCGGCCGAGGCCGCCACGGTGCAGCGGCAGGTAGCCGCCGTGCCGGGCGTGGCGGCCTGCGTTATCAACAGCAACACACAGATGGCCACCGTCCTCTTTCACGAAGAGGATATTTCGGAGGCTGATATCGAGCGGGTGCTTTCCGTAGGCGGCACCTTCCGGATAACCCGGCCGCAGCTGGCACCGGCCGCGCCCACGGGCCGGCAATGCCCGGTGCCCCCCAGCTACCTCGAAGCCGTGGACAAGATTCGGTTTGCCCTGAATCTGCGGCGGCTGTTCATTTCTGTATAA
- a CDS encoding anhydro-N-acetylmuramic acid kinase: protein MNPYLSRLAQLAQQRSRRIIGLMSGTSLDGLDVALCRLHGHGLATRLELEEFTTVPYPTDMRQRIREVFARPQVSLEYLTLLHAWLGRTHGDMVAACLKQWQVAPAEVDLIASHGQTVYHAPQHQHQHPDFPLNATLQLGDADHLAVRTGIITVSDFRQKHIAAGGEGAPLAAYGDYLLLSSPHEERLLLNLGGIANFTYLPRTGQDAHTVFSTDTGPGNTLLDATVRAHFPTLAYDADGRLAAVGHVHQGLLAALLHHPFFAAALPKTTGPELFNAAYLRQAQESSATLTLAPEDLLATLTEFSALGVARAAGQTFGPRPELAVYVSGGGAHNPTLLAALRRHLPACRFATTEALGLLPDAKEAILFAVLANEAVAGTPISLSSGRQRVPAVSMGKISWPG, encoded by the coding sequence ATGAATCCCTACCTCTCCCGGCTTGCTCAACTCGCCCAACAGCGCAGCCGCCGCATCATCGGTCTGATGTCGGGTACTTCGCTGGATGGGCTGGATGTGGCGCTTTGCCGCCTGCACGGACACGGACTGGCTACCCGCCTGGAGCTGGAAGAGTTTACGACTGTGCCCTACCCCACCGATATGCGCCAGCGCATCCGGGAGGTATTTGCACGCCCGCAGGTAAGCCTAGAGTACCTGACGCTACTGCACGCCTGGCTAGGCCGTACGCATGGGGATATGGTAGCAGCCTGCCTGAAGCAGTGGCAAGTAGCCCCTGCCGAGGTTGACCTGATTGCCAGCCACGGCCAGACCGTGTACCATGCCCCCCAACACCAGCACCAGCACCCCGATTTTCCGCTGAACGCTACCCTGCAACTCGGCGACGCCGACCATCTTGCCGTGCGCACGGGCATTATCACCGTCAGCGACTTCCGACAGAAACACATAGCCGCGGGCGGTGAAGGAGCCCCACTGGCCGCCTACGGCGACTATCTGCTGCTTAGCAGCCCTCACGAAGAGCGGCTGCTCCTGAACCTGGGTGGTATTGCCAACTTCACTTACCTGCCTCGTACCGGGCAGGATGCCCACACGGTATTCAGCACCGACACCGGCCCCGGCAACACCCTGCTCGATGCCACGGTGCGCGCCCATTTCCCTACCCTGGCTTATGACGCCGATGGCCGGCTGGCTGCCGTGGGCCACGTGCACCAGGGTTTGCTGGCTGCTTTGCTCCATCACCCGTTCTTCGCAGCCGCTCTGCCTAAAACCACCGGCCCGGAGCTGTTTAATGCCGCTTACCTCCGGCAGGCCCAGGAAAGCAGCGCTACGCTCACGTTGGCCCCCGAGGACCTATTGGCCACCCTAACTGAGTTTAGTGCCCTGGGCGTAGCCCGGGCAGCCGGCCAGACTTTCGGACCGAGGCCAGAGCTGGCTGTTTATGTAAGTGGGGGCGGGGCTCATAACCCTACCCTGCTGGCGGCCCTGCGACGCCATCTGCCGGCCTGCCGCTTTGCCACCACCGAGGCCTTGGGCCTGCTACCCGATGCCAAGGAAGCCATTCTTTTCGCTGTGCTGGCCAATGAAGCCGTAGCGGGCACGCCCATCAGCCTCAGCAGCGGACGGCAGCGGGTGCCGGCCGTCAGCATGGGTAAAATTTCATGGCCGGGGTAG
- a CDS encoding murein L,D-transpeptidase catalytic domain family protein, whose translation MENQSVVRRQRLKLRTRRMARRVLPFVAALFLATPLAAPVAKSKAATTNHQARLVAAPVVTPASLFDQRLHDLYRDLGVEQQGLRYAVFEKAMTGYLNLEAEGKLSGKQLLTVVDFELPSTEKRLWVLDLAAKQVKFHTLVAHGHNSGENMATNFSNENESNMSSLGFYVTQGEYQGKHGRSLKLQGLDEGFNTNAFSRAVVMHGADYVSEDFIRQYGRLGRSLGCPALPMDQKDAIIEAVEGQTCLFLNGSSQQYASKYLNQDVAMSKLLGETQLI comes from the coding sequence ATGGAAAATCAAAGTGTTGTTCGTCGCCAGCGTCTGAAGCTGCGGACCCGCCGGATGGCGCGGCGCGTACTGCCCTTTGTAGCCGCCCTGTTCCTGGCTACTCCGCTGGCTGCCCCGGTAGCAAAATCAAAAGCCGCTACCACCAACCACCAGGCCCGCCTGGTAGCCGCTCCCGTAGTTACCCCCGCTTCTCTCTTCGACCAGCGCCTCCACGACCTGTACCGTGACCTGGGGGTAGAGCAGCAGGGTCTGCGCTACGCAGTGTTTGAAAAGGCTATGACGGGCTACCTCAACCTGGAGGCCGAAGGCAAACTCAGTGGCAAGCAGCTGCTGACCGTCGTGGATTTTGAGCTGCCCTCCACTGAAAAGCGCCTCTGGGTGCTGGATCTGGCCGCCAAGCAGGTGAAGTTTCATACCCTGGTAGCCCACGGCCATAACTCCGGCGAGAACATGGCCACCAACTTCTCCAACGAGAATGAGTCGAACATGAGCAGCCTGGGCTTCTACGTAACTCAGGGTGAATACCAGGGTAAGCACGGCCGCTCCCTGAAGCTGCAGGGCCTCGATGAAGGTTTCAACACCAATGCCTTCTCTCGGGCCGTGGTGATGCACGGCGCCGACTACGTGAGTGAGGACTTTATTCGGCAGTACGGCCGCCTGGGTCGCAGCTTAGGCTGCCCGGCCCTGCCCATGGACCAGAAAGATGCCATTATTGAGGCCGTAGAAGGCCAGACCTGCCTGTTCCTGAACGGCTCCAGCCAGCAGTACGCTTCCAAGTACCTTAACCAGGACGTGGCCATGAGCAAGCTGCTCGGCGAAACTCAGCTGATCTGA
- a CDS encoding DUF5777 family beta-barrel protein has translation MHPTFPLYRGRLASLLVLLLTAWAGPAWAQDDLLGQLETQATPTATTEVVAATFKSTRLINGHTVETPGQGTMVFLISHRFGTLNSGAYNFFGLDQASIRLGLEYALTDKLEIGIGRNSLEKTLDGFVKYRALRQSTGRRAMPVSVTLFASSALNTLRDDRTWYTTSHRMNYSYQALIARKFNPSLSLQLMPTLIHRNLVEDKTQSNDVYAIGVGGRHKLTKRTSLNAEYYYLVPRTAPTGVRNALALGFDIETGGHIFQLHVTNSQGMIEKFFVANTRGNFFKGDLYFGFNVNRNFTIRPKEGFRK, from the coding sequence ATGCATCCAACTTTTCCTCTCTACCGGGGCCGGCTGGCCTCTTTACTTGTGTTGCTGCTAACTGCCTGGGCCGGGCCTGCCTGGGCGCAGGATGATCTGCTGGGGCAGCTGGAAACCCAGGCTACCCCCACGGCAACCACGGAGGTAGTAGCCGCTACCTTCAAAAGTACCCGCCTCATTAACGGGCACACCGTGGAAACGCCCGGGCAGGGCACCATGGTGTTCCTCATTTCGCACCGCTTTGGTACGCTCAACAGCGGAGCCTACAACTTTTTCGGCCTCGACCAGGCCAGCATCCGGCTTGGGCTGGAGTACGCCCTTACGGATAAGCTGGAAATAGGCATCGGCCGCAACTCCCTGGAGAAAACGCTGGATGGCTTCGTGAAATACCGTGCCCTGCGCCAGAGCACCGGCCGCCGGGCCATGCCCGTGAGCGTTACCCTGTTTGCCAGCTCAGCTCTGAATACGCTGCGCGACGACCGGACGTGGTACACTACCTCGCACCGGATGAACTACTCCTACCAGGCCTTGATTGCGCGCAAGTTCAACCCCAGCCTGTCGTTGCAGCTGATGCCCACCCTGATTCACCGCAACCTGGTGGAAGACAAAACCCAGTCGAACGATGTGTACGCCATAGGCGTGGGAGGCCGCCACAAACTCACCAAGCGCACCTCCCTGAACGCGGAGTACTACTACCTGGTGCCGCGCACGGCTCCTACGGGCGTGCGCAATGCCCTGGCTCTGGGCTTCGATATTGAAACGGGCGGCCACATTTTCCAGCTGCACGTGACCAACTCGCAGGGCATGATTGAGAAGTTCTTCGTGGCCAACACCCGGGGCAATTTCTTTAAAGGCGACCTGTATTTCGGGTTCAACGTGAACCGCAATTTCACCATCCGTCCTAAAGAGGGCTTCCGGAAATAG
- the hscA gene encoding Fe-S protein assembly chaperone HscA, protein MAKVAINLSTGSIQQEEIIVGIDLGTTNSLVAYIHPDGRHPLAINDQGRGTIVPSVVHFPGAADAPIVGTDAKQYLLTDPQNTIYSVKRLLGKSYHDLGQHAQELGYKVIDDNSEGLVKIRVGEKFYSPIELSAEILKELRFRAEHALKTPVNKAVITVPAYFNDSQRQATRDAGRLAGLEVLRIVNEPTAAALAYGIGLSPDEEKTVAVYDLGGGTFDVSILRIQQGIFEVLSTNGDTYLGGDDLDRAIYDYWAAEYQLSTVLYQNSSAQQELRLLAEQAKRQLSQQDTFAAEFGGTTLPLTKAKFNELVQPLVARTIASCRQALADAKLAPQDLDAVLLVGGSTRVPLVYDSVSEFFQQPANNSLNPDEVVALGAAIQADILGGNRRDVLLLDVTPLTLGIETLGGLMDPIIPRNSKIPTKAGRQYTTSVDGQVNLKISVYQGERDLVKENRKLAEFDLRGIPAMPAGLPKVDVNFILNADGILKVEAIELRSNTRQAVEIKPQYGLTDDQVEQMLMDSLTHAREDVAARMVIEARTVAEQMLYQVERFVAKNSQHLTEEEISQTTAGVDRLKAALDTQDKDTILKAVDELEELTRPFAERVMNISISQAMAGKKIE, encoded by the coding sequence ATGGCTAAAGTTGCAATTAACCTCTCCACTGGCAGCATCCAGCAGGAAGAAATTATCGTCGGGATTGATTTGGGTACCACCAACTCCCTGGTGGCCTATATTCACCCCGACGGCCGCCACCCCCTCGCCATCAACGACCAGGGCCGCGGTACCATTGTGCCTTCGGTAGTGCACTTTCCCGGCGCTGCCGACGCACCCATTGTGGGCACCGATGCAAAGCAGTATCTGCTCACTGACCCGCAGAACACCATCTATTCGGTGAAGCGCCTGCTAGGCAAATCTTACCATGACCTGGGCCAGCACGCCCAGGAGCTGGGCTACAAGGTAATTGACGACAACTCGGAAGGCCTGGTGAAAATCCGGGTGGGCGAGAAGTTCTACTCTCCCATCGAGCTGTCGGCCGAGATTCTGAAGGAGCTGCGCTTCCGGGCGGAGCACGCCCTGAAAACGCCCGTCAATAAGGCCGTTATTACGGTACCCGCCTACTTCAACGACTCCCAGCGCCAGGCTACCCGCGACGCCGGCCGCCTGGCTGGCCTGGAGGTGCTGCGCATTGTGAACGAGCCCACGGCCGCGGCCCTGGCCTACGGCATTGGTCTTTCGCCTGATGAAGAAAAAACCGTGGCCGTGTACGACCTGGGCGGTGGCACCTTCGATGTAAGCATTCTGCGCATTCAGCAGGGCATTTTTGAGGTACTAAGCACCAACGGCGACACCTACCTGGGTGGCGACGACCTGGACCGCGCCATCTATGACTACTGGGCCGCTGAGTATCAGCTCTCGACGGTGCTGTATCAGAATTCTTCGGCCCAGCAGGAGCTGCGCCTGCTGGCCGAGCAGGCCAAACGGCAGCTAAGCCAGCAGGACACGTTTGCAGCCGAGTTCGGGGGCACGACCCTACCCCTCACCAAGGCGAAATTCAACGAGCTGGTGCAGCCCCTGGTGGCCCGCACCATTGCTTCTTGCCGCCAGGCCCTAGCCGATGCCAAACTTGCGCCTCAGGACCTGGATGCCGTGCTGCTGGTGGGCGGCTCTACCCGCGTGCCGCTGGTGTATGATTCGGTTTCGGAGTTTTTCCAGCAGCCGGCTAATAACTCCCTCAATCCTGATGAGGTAGTGGCCCTGGGAGCCGCCATTCAGGCCGATATTCTGGGGGGTAACCGCCGCGACGTGCTGCTGCTGGACGTTACGCCGCTCACGTTGGGCATTGAAACCTTGGGCGGCCTGATGGACCCCATCATTCCACGTAACTCCAAAATCCCGACGAAAGCCGGCCGCCAGTATACTACCTCCGTTGACGGGCAGGTAAACCTGAAGATTTCGGTGTACCAGGGCGAGCGGGACCTGGTAAAGGAAAACCGCAAACTGGCTGAGTTCGACCTACGCGGTATTCCGGCCATGCCCGCCGGCCTGCCCAAAGTCGATGTGAATTTCATCCTGAACGCCGACGGTATTCTGAAGGTAGAAGCCATTGAGCTGCGCTCCAACACCCGGCAGGCCGTGGAAATCAAGCCCCAGTATGGCCTCACCGACGACCAGGTGGAGCAGATGCTGATGGACTCCCTAACCCACGCCCGCGAGGACGTGGCGGCTCGCATGGTCATCGAGGCCCGCACCGTAGCCGAGCAGATGCTGTACCAAGTGGAGCGCTTTGTGGCGAAGAATAGCCAGCACCTCACCGAGGAAGAAATCAGCCAGACCACGGCTGGTGTGGACCGCCTGAAGGCAGCCTTGGACACTCAGGACAAGGACACTATTCTGAAAGCCGTGGACGAGTTGGAAGAACTCACCCGCCCCTTCGCCGAGCGCGTCATGAATATCAGCATCAGCCAAGCTATGGCCGGCAAAAAAATAGAGTAA
- a CDS encoding YceI family protein, with protein sequence MSLPICGLLLSVAGGITSGQAQGKYMTQKGVVSFFSSSILEDIEAHTEQAAGLIDLQTQQLAFSIPIKSFQFKRTLMQEHFNENYMESDRFPKSSFRGKILDFDPATLASGQSQRVTVEGDLTIHGVTKHLTVTGALQQQSGQLMVNAYFSVAPADYGIEIPLLVRENIAKIVGIKVVMSCEAVSQLTAK encoded by the coding sequence GTGAGCTTACCAATTTGTGGCCTGCTGCTCTCCGTTGCCGGAGGCATTACCTCGGGGCAGGCCCAGGGCAAATACATGACCCAGAAGGGGGTAGTGAGCTTCTTTTCCAGTAGCATCCTCGAAGATATTGAGGCCCACACCGAGCAGGCTGCCGGCCTGATAGATCTGCAGACCCAGCAGCTGGCCTTCAGCATCCCGATCAAGTCGTTTCAGTTTAAGCGCACCCTCATGCAGGAGCACTTCAACGAGAACTACATGGAGTCGGACCGCTTTCCGAAGTCGTCGTTTCGGGGAAAAATCCTGGATTTCGACCCGGCCACCCTGGCCAGCGGCCAGTCGCAGCGGGTAACGGTGGAGGGTGACCTGACCATTCACGGCGTCACGAAGCACCTGACTGTAACCGGAGCCCTGCAGCAGCAAAGCGGCCAGCTGATGGTAAACGCCTACTTCAGCGTAGCGCCGGCCGACTACGGCATTGAGATTCCGCTGCTGGTGCGCGAGAACATTGCCAAAATCGTCGGGATTAAAGTGGTTATGTCCTGCGAGGCCGTTTCCCAGCTCACCGCCAAATAA
- a CDS encoding alpha-amylase family glycosyl hydrolase, with translation MHTCTSSWLRKLTLAAAALLVLGGQPVQAQKVVLQGYWWDYWNTNYPNGWANYVALLAPRLKAMGIDAVWLPPSIKNGNQGNGYSPFDNYDLGDKYQKGFVATRLGTKDELLRAVAVLHANGIEVVQDIVLNHNDGAGSQTGAGGQDPAAWEDGSTSKYKNFRYVSYSKPATSEDAANYLARNGRFPKNWQNFNPNPGNNSTSGDWNAVYFGPDVSYYSGSYGQSSNATFNPAQSADHVRTNVRNWLVWYKKQVGFDGVRMDAVKHFPDFASEDFLYNLQSNAGWASGGATMFAVGEWVGSAGQMDGWVANVQNRAGTFDFSLRNGLYNIISGGGNFDIGSLPGYQQGARVVNINGQYVHRTVPFVNNHDTFRPQTDAGGNYTGWNTGSELAPHIDPFDPRLSAAYAAALAVDGSPQIFFEDLFNVGSTGKRYSHQPTSTTDLPQRSDLENLIWCHQNLRFKDGAYKVRYQAPDHLVIERSTKALIGINDNFSAWQNNTVSCDFAPGTVLKDYSGANGTATVTVSSAQTVTINTPPCNGTASGGRRGYSVWAPTGISTNYIRAALATTQEWELADDLGDSHASSLKQGGQLPASSTAYRTAGRIYVASGKAVTYSLIPTDATRSLAVELVNGSGTILSSQTGTGTLTGTYTPTATGWITLRAKNAAATNPAQRAFVKVTYTAPAVLSTTALRESAVLAAAPATEAVTTADLAVYPNPTSPDRIDVVLQSPKDLTATLRLLDLTGRLVHEQAVRLYPGSTEQRLHVSQALPAGVYQLHVPELGLSRKVVIK, from the coding sequence ATGCACACGTGTACCTCCTCCTGGTTGCGTAAGCTCACCCTGGCCGCCGCCGCGCTGCTGGTTTTGGGCGGACAACCAGTCCAAGCCCAAAAAGTAGTTCTGCAAGGCTACTGGTGGGACTACTGGAACACCAACTACCCCAACGGCTGGGCTAATTACGTTGCCCTGCTGGCCCCGCGCCTGAAAGCCATGGGCATAGATGCCGTGTGGCTGCCGCCCAGCATCAAGAACGGCAACCAGGGCAACGGCTACTCGCCCTTCGATAACTACGACCTCGGCGACAAATACCAGAAGGGCTTCGTGGCCACGCGCCTGGGCACCAAAGATGAGCTGCTGCGGGCCGTGGCCGTGCTGCATGCCAACGGTATTGAGGTGGTGCAGGACATTGTGCTGAACCACAACGACGGGGCCGGCTCCCAGACCGGGGCCGGCGGCCAGGACCCCGCCGCCTGGGAAGATGGCTCCACCAGCAAGTACAAGAACTTCCGCTACGTGAGCTACAGCAAGCCCGCTACCTCGGAAGACGCCGCCAACTACCTGGCCCGCAACGGCCGTTTCCCCAAAAACTGGCAGAACTTCAACCCCAACCCCGGCAACAACTCTACCTCCGGCGACTGGAACGCGGTGTACTTCGGGCCCGACGTGAGCTACTACAGCGGCTCCTATGGGCAAAGCTCCAACGCTACCTTCAACCCGGCCCAAAGCGCCGACCACGTGCGCACCAACGTGCGCAACTGGCTGGTGTGGTACAAGAAGCAGGTGGGTTTTGATGGCGTGCGCATGGATGCTGTGAAACACTTCCCGGACTTCGCCTCCGAGGATTTTCTTTATAACCTGCAAAGCAACGCCGGCTGGGCCTCGGGCGGGGCTACTATGTTTGCCGTGGGCGAATGGGTAGGCTCGGCGGGGCAGATGGACGGTTGGGTAGCCAACGTGCAGAACCGCGCCGGCACCTTCGACTTCTCTCTGCGCAACGGCCTCTATAACATCATCAGCGGGGGCGGCAACTTCGATATAGGCTCCCTGCCGGGCTACCAGCAGGGCGCGCGGGTGGTGAACATCAATGGGCAGTACGTGCACCGTACCGTGCCCTTCGTGAACAACCACGACACCTTCCGGCCCCAGACCGATGCCGGGGGCAACTACACGGGCTGGAACACCGGCTCCGAGCTGGCTCCCCACATCGACCCGTTTGATCCGCGCCTCTCGGCGGCCTACGCTGCGGCCCTGGCCGTGGATGGCTCGCCCCAGATTTTCTTCGAGGACCTGTTTAATGTGGGCAGCACTGGTAAGCGCTACTCGCACCAGCCCACCAGCACCACCGATCTGCCCCAGCGCTCCGACCTGGAAAACCTGATCTGGTGCCATCAGAACCTGCGGTTCAAGGATGGGGCCTACAAAGTGCGCTATCAGGCCCCCGACCACCTCGTGATTGAGCGCAGCACCAAGGCCCTGATCGGCATCAACGACAACTTCTCGGCCTGGCAGAACAACACCGTTTCCTGCGACTTCGCGCCGGGCACCGTCCTGAAGGACTACTCCGGCGCCAACGGCACGGCTACCGTAACGGTGAGTAGCGCCCAGACCGTGACCATTAACACGCCGCCCTGCAACGGCACGGCCAGCGGCGGCCGCCGGGGCTACTCGGTGTGGGCCCCCACAGGCATCAGCACCAACTACATCCGGGCCGCCCTGGCTACTACCCAGGAGTGGGAATTGGCCGATGACCTGGGCGACTCCCACGCTTCCTCGCTGAAGCAGGGCGGGCAGTTGCCGGCATCCTCCACGGCCTACCGCACGGCGGGCCGCATCTACGTGGCGTCGGGCAAAGCCGTAACCTACAGCCTGATTCCGACGGACGCTACCCGCAGCCTGGCCGTGGAGCTGGTGAACGGCAGCGGTACTATTCTAAGCAGCCAAACCGGCACGGGCACCCTCACGGGCACCTACACCCCCACGGCTACCGGCTGGATTACCCTGCGTGCCAAGAACGCCGCGGCCACCAACCCCGCCCAGCGGGCCTTCGTGAAAGTAACCTACACTGCCCCAGCGGTGCTGAGTACTACCGCCCTGCGCGAAAGCGCCGTACTGGCGGCCGCCCCGGCCACGGAGGCCGTCACCACCGCCGACCTGGCCGTGTACCCCAACCCCACCAGCCCCGACCGCATTGATGTGGTGCTGCAGTCGCCGAAGGACCTGACGGCCACTCTGCGCCTGCTGGACCTGACCGGCCGCCTCGTGCACGAGCAGGCAGTGCGCCTCTACCCTGGCTCCACGGAGCAGCGTCTGCACGTAAGCCAGGCCCTGCCAGCCGGCGTGTACCAGCTGCATGTGCCGGAGCTGGGCCTGAGCCGGAAAGTGGTAATCAAATAA